CGCTACAGAAATAAAGCCCAATTCCCCGTGGGAATGGATGGGGATGTTGCCATTGGCTTTTATGCAAACAGGAGCCATGAGATTATAAATACCCCCCAATGCTCCATTCAAGATGAAATCAACGATAATGTAATACAGACAGTAAGGGAATTTATTAAGAAATATAATATCAGCACGTATGATGAGAATACAGGTGAAGGTCTAGTAAGGCATATAGTAACCAGAAAGGGCTTCAGGACAGGGGAAGTGATGGTATGCATAGTGATTAACGGAAATGCCATTCCCAGTGACAAAGCCTTGGTAGATATGCTCTTGGGCAGTGTAGAGAATTTGAAAAGTGTAGTGCTGAATATTAATAAAACGAAGACTAACGTAATTCTAGGTGATAGAAACATCGTAATATATGGTGAAGAAGCAATATATGATTACATAGGAGAGTTCAAATTTAGAATTTCTCCCCTTTCTTTCTTTCAGGTGAATCCCATTCAGACAGAGGTTTTGTACAGCAAAGCATTGGAGTATGCGGATCTGAAAGGTGATGAGATAGTATTTGACGCATATTGCGGTATAGGTACAATATCACTTTTCTTGAGCAAAAAGGCAAAAAAGGTATATGGAGTAGAAATAGTCGAGCAGGCTATTGAAAATGCAATCGAAAACGCCAAGTTGAACGGTATCAGTAATGCAGAATTTATAGTAGGCGAATCTGAGACGGTAATACCTGAGATGTATGATAAAGGCATCAAGGCAGATGTTATTGTAGTTGATCCTCCCAGAAAGGGCTGCGATGAAAAGCTTCTAGATGTGATTGTACGTATGGGTCCTGATAGGGTAGTTTATGTCTCCTGCAACCCCGCAACCCTGGCTCGTGACTTGAAGTACCTATCTGAGAGAGGATACCGGGTGAAGGAGATTCAGCCTGTTGATATGTTTCCACAAACGGTTCATGTGGAGTGCGTTTGTTGCCTGCAAAGAGTGTAGGCAACATGAACGGACCATGTATGTGGAGACGGTACTTTTATTAAAAAGCATAACAAGAAGATTTGAATTGAGTCTTCAGGAGGATGAATTAGAGGAGGACACGTTATGAAAATTTCAAAGAATGATGCGTTGATATGGTTTGATTTTTTTTCACAATTGACTGAGAAAGAGGAAATCAGTACAAAACATCAAGAAATCATTTACTCTACCTTTGCACAAATTGAGGCAGCGGTCGACCATAGAAATGATACGTTAATGTCGAAAATTAGAAGTTTGAAAACTTTGGAGAATAGAACTTTTTTTGTGGGAAATGAAAACAAATTCCCAAAAGGATGTCGTTCTTGTCTGTTGGGCACTGGTTTGAGTGCAATTAGGAAAACGAACAAATGTAACTTAGAGTGTAAGTTCTGTTATAATTATGGACAACTAGAGGATATTCCGCCAGTTGGCGAAGATATGTGGGAAATTGGGGGCACCAAATTTTATGAGAAGGATATTGATTTACTTCTTTCCATCCACCAGAAACCCACTGGCATTTCCTACGTTTTTTTAGAGCCATTCATGGAAATTGAAA
The Clostridia bacterium genome window above contains:
- the rlmD gene encoding 23S rRNA (uracil(1939)-C(5))-methyltransferase RlmD, giving the protein MGKAIPVEKNQDYTVEITGLTSEGLGVARIEGFTVFVEGALPEEQVEIRIVKLLKNYGFGKLLRTLKASPGRIEPACGVVKRCGGCQLQHMSYETQLQYKTRQVKDAMEHLGGFKDVVIHDTIGMDNPWRYRNKAQFPVGMDGDVAIGFYANRSHEIINTPQCSIQDEINDNVIQTVREFIKKYNISTYDENTGEGLVRHIVTRKGFRTGEVMVCIVINGNAIPSDKALVDMLLGSVENLKSVVLNINKTKTNVILGDRNIVIYGEEAIYDYIGEFKFRISPLSFFQVNPIQTEVLYSKALEYADLKGDEIVFDAYCGIGTISLFLSKKAKKVYGVEIVEQAIENAIENAKLNGISNAEFIVGESETVIPEMYDKGIKADVIVVDPPRKGCDEKLLDVIVRMGPDRVVYVSCNPATLARDLKYLSERGYRVKEIQPVDMFPQTVHVECVCCLQRV